A genomic stretch from uncultured Pseudodesulfovibrio sp. includes:
- a CDS encoding sulfotransferase domain-containing protein, with protein sequence MHPTLSFLKRAHAVTKMISPQSSKRIIIACFPKSASTFLRNVISGISGYATEELCVGYDRNEQDLYLPTVIDHAFTPVVNHMHMWAREHNIGIMKSAGITPVVLVRNIFDTAVSMKDHLANHSPLFSMAYVDNTFASMPPEEQQDMVVDMCIPWFISFYVSWYKAQQQNLLNTYWLTYEQLIDDKETTVANICDFYSVEHNPESIRNAIATVENNKKRSNRNVGVQGRGKTQLTDIQRQKIIKMASYYKDVDFSLIGITE encoded by the coding sequence ATGCATCCAACACTCAGTTTTCTCAAACGTGCCCATGCAGTAACCAAAATGATTTCGCCTCAATCATCCAAACGGATTATCATTGCCTGCTTTCCTAAAAGCGCTTCGACATTTTTGCGAAACGTCATTTCAGGAATATCGGGATACGCCACAGAAGAACTTTGTGTCGGCTACGACAGAAATGAACAGGACCTGTATTTACCGACCGTCATCGACCACGCATTTACACCCGTGGTCAACCACATGCACATGTGGGCACGGGAACATAATATTGGCATCATGAAATCTGCCGGAATTACCCCTGTCGTCCTCGTCAGAAACATATTTGACACAGCTGTCAGCATGAAAGACCATTTAGCAAATCATAGCCCACTCTTCTCTATGGCCTATGTCGATAACACCTTCGCCTCCATGCCCCCCGAAGAGCAACAGGATATGGTCGTCGACATGTGTATCCCTTGGTTCATATCGTTTTATGTGTCCTGGTACAAAGCACAGCAACAAAATTTGCTCAACACTTACTGGCTAACGTATGAACAATTGATTGACGACAAAGAAACCACCGTGGCTAACATCTGCGATTTTTACTCCGTGGAGCACAATCCTGAAAGCATACGAAACGCCATTGCAACTGTTGAAAACAACAAAAAAAGATCTAATAGAAACGTTGGTGTCCAAGGTCGAGGAAAAACTCAACTAACAGACATCCAGCGTCAAAAAATAATTAAAATGGCATCGTACTACAAAGATGTCGACTTCTCACTCATCGGTATCACCGAATAA
- the rfbC gene encoding dTDP-4-dehydrorhamnose 3,5-epimerase: protein MIKTPLKLKGLHLIETEPFKDHRGQFARLFCVRELEEIGLDKPIVQINHSVTRTKGAIRGMHFQLPPHAEIKIVRCIRGACFDVAVDMRKDSNTYLQWHGEILTESNNRAMYIPEGFAHGFQAMEPDTELLYLHTEFYTQGSEDGVGFDDPAIGIQWPLPPTDISEKDKKHKRI, encoded by the coding sequence TTGATAAAGACCCCTCTCAAACTCAAAGGCTTGCATCTTATAGAAACAGAGCCATTCAAAGACCACCGGGGACAGTTTGCCCGGCTTTTCTGTGTCCGGGAACTCGAAGAGATCGGCCTGGATAAACCTATTGTGCAGATAAATCATTCGGTAACCCGGACCAAAGGGGCGATTCGAGGAATGCACTTTCAGCTTCCGCCCCACGCAGAGATCAAGATAGTTCGCTGTATTCGAGGTGCCTGCTTTGATGTAGCCGTGGATATGCGAAAGGATTCAAATACATATCTGCAATGGCATGGAGAGATATTGACTGAGTCGAACAATCGCGCCATGTACATCCCCGAAGGATTTGCCCACGGTTTCCAAGCCATGGAACCGGATACGGAACTGCTCTATCTGCATACGGAGTTCTACACACAAGGATCCGAAGACGGCGTAGGATTTGACGACCCCGCCATAGGAATACAATGGCCCTTGCCGCCTACGGATATCTCAGAAAAAGATAAAAAACACAAAAGGATTTGA
- the rfbG gene encoding CDP-glucose 4,6-dehydratase — protein sequence MFDGFYADKRIFLTGDTGFKGAWLALWLTHLGANVGTFSLAPHTEPSLHELAEVSSIVQRLGGDIRQSAPLAQAMQEFQPDIVIHMAAQSLVRPSYEFPLETFDTNVMGTANVLDAARKTKSVHAVINVTSDKCYDNKEWIWGYRESEPMGGHDPYSASKGCAELVTASYIKSFFSEGDTAVASVRAGNVIGGGDFAKDRLIPDLVRAFSTGETVRIRSPHATRPWQHVLEPLHGYLILAKKLFEKGHPFEGGWNFGPSDESTRTVGEVVTTFSGKWGEDARHELDQSNHPHEANLLKLDCSKAKQFLNWQPKSNFSIALDWTISWYKGWSEGRDCTKMTLDQIKEFEELP from the coding sequence ATGTTTGATGGATTCTACGCTGACAAACGCATCTTTTTGACCGGAGATACCGGATTCAAAGGAGCTTGGCTCGCCCTGTGGCTTACGCATCTGGGTGCAAATGTCGGTACGTTTTCTCTGGCACCGCACACAGAGCCGTCTCTGCACGAACTAGCCGAAGTTTCGTCAATCGTTCAACGCCTTGGCGGAGATATTCGCCAATCCGCCCCTCTGGCTCAGGCCATGCAGGAGTTCCAACCAGACATCGTAATCCATATGGCCGCACAATCACTGGTTCGACCTTCTTATGAATTCCCGCTTGAGACCTTCGACACCAACGTCATGGGTACGGCCAACGTTCTGGATGCCGCTCGCAAAACGAAGTCTGTACACGCGGTAATCAACGTCACCAGTGACAAGTGTTACGACAACAAGGAATGGATATGGGGGTATCGCGAAAGCGAGCCCATGGGTGGACATGATCCTTACTCTGCCAGCAAAGGATGTGCTGAACTCGTTACCGCTTCCTACATCAAGAGTTTTTTCAGCGAAGGTGATACTGCCGTAGCCTCGGTCAGGGCTGGCAATGTCATCGGTGGCGGAGATTTTGCCAAGGACCGACTCATTCCTGATCTGGTACGCGCCTTTTCGACAGGAGAAACCGTCAGAATCCGTTCGCCTCATGCAACCCGTCCCTGGCAGCATGTGTTGGAGCCACTCCACGGCTACCTGATACTCGCAAAAAAACTCTTCGAAAAAGGACACCCCTTTGAAGGTGGCTGGAACTTCGGCCCGTCCGATGAATCCACCCGCACAGTTGGCGAAGTGGTGACCACATTTAGCGGGAAATGGGGAGAAGACGCTCGACATGAACTCGATCAGAGCAATCATCCTCACGAGGCAAACCTGCTCAAACTCGATTGTTCCAAAGCGAAACAGTTCCTTAACTGGCAGCCAAAAAGTAATTTTTCCATTGCTCTTGACTGGACAATCTCGTGGTACAAAGGGTGGTCCGAAGGACGAGACTGTACTAAAATGACTCTTGATCAAATTAAAGAGTTTGAGGAATTGCCTTGA
- the rfbF gene encoding glucose-1-phosphate cytidylyltransferase translates to MEVIILCGGLGTRLREETEFRPKPMVNIGSRPILWHIMKTYAHYGHTDFLLPLGYKGEMIRDYFVNYEWMNNDITLELGKPENLCMHDCHEEADWRITMSDTGQSTLKGARIKRMEKYVKGDSFMLTYGDGVANIDIPSLIDFHNSHGKMVTVSGVNPAQRFGELKTDGDQVLAFQEKPVHTTSELINGGYFVLNRTIFDHLTTDEGCDLEYGPLEKIAADGELMVYRHGGFWGCMDTLRDTEHLNKLWDQGNAEWKVW, encoded by the coding sequence ATGGAAGTAATCATACTTTGCGGAGGCCTTGGTACCAGACTGAGGGAAGAAACCGAGTTTCGCCCTAAACCCATGGTCAACATTGGATCCAGACCGATTCTCTGGCACATCATGAAAACCTACGCCCACTACGGTCATACCGACTTCCTCCTTCCTCTGGGTTACAAGGGTGAAATGATCCGCGACTACTTCGTAAACTACGAATGGATGAACAACGATATCACCCTTGAACTCGGCAAGCCGGAAAACCTCTGCATGCATGACTGCCATGAAGAAGCTGACTGGCGCATCACCATGTCCGACACCGGCCAGAGTACATTGAAAGGAGCACGAATTAAACGGATGGAAAAGTACGTTAAGGGCGACTCATTCATGCTCACTTACGGTGATGGAGTCGCCAACATCGACATCCCATCCCTCATCGATTTCCATAATTCTCATGGCAAGATGGTCACTGTTTCCGGTGTCAACCCGGCCCAGAGATTCGGCGAACTCAAAACCGATGGAGATCAGGTCCTCGCCTTCCAAGAGAAACCCGTTCATACCACCAGTGAATTGATAAACGGCGGATACTTTGTCTTAAATCGAACAATATTCGATCATCTGACAACGGACGAAGGGTGCGACCTTGAATACGGCCCTCTGGAAAAAATTGCCGCAGATGGAGAACTCATGGTTTACCGTCATGGAGGATTCTGGGGGTGCATGGATACACTCCGCGACACCGAGCACTTGAACAAATTGTGGGATCAAGGCAATGCAGAATGGAAGGTCTGGTAA
- a CDS encoding cephalosporin hydroxylase family protein, whose amino-acid sequence MDPIKEFQEDRKARITRQGENVQIKKTGLDFTAQSMRSQYSYNFSWMGRPIIQYPQDMIAMQELIWEVQPDLIIETGIAHGGSLIYYASLLELIGKDAYVLGVDIDIRDHNRTEIEAHQTFNRIEMIQGSSIDKSVVAEVAKHADGKNRILVTLDSNHTHDHVLEELHLYAPFVTKNSYLVVFDTSVEFAPDDLNADRPWSVGNNPKTAVDTFLTESDRFTIVDSIDKKLLISMAPGGYLKCLKD is encoded by the coding sequence ATGGATCCTATCAAAGAATTCCAAGAAGATCGAAAAGCCAGAATCACTCGACAAGGTGAGAATGTCCAGATCAAAAAAACAGGACTGGACTTCACCGCACAGTCCATGCGCAGTCAATATTCTTATAATTTTTCATGGATGGGCAGACCCATCATTCAGTATCCACAAGACATGATTGCCATGCAGGAACTAATCTGGGAAGTTCAACCTGACCTAATAATTGAAACAGGTATCGCCCACGGAGGCTCCCTGATTTACTACGCATCTCTTCTTGAGCTGATTGGGAAAGATGCCTATGTTCTTGGCGTTGATATTGATATACGCGACCATAATCGAACTGAAATCGAGGCTCATCAAACCTTCAATCGAATCGAGATGATTCAGGGATCTTCTATCGACAAGAGTGTTGTCGCTGAAGTTGCCAAACATGCAGATGGGAAAAACAGAATCCTCGTTACTCTGGATTCAAACCATACCCACGACCACGTATTGGAAGAATTACATCTCTACGCACCCTTTGTCACAAAGAACAGCTACCTTGTCGTTTTCGACACCAGTGTAGAATTCGCTCCCGACGATCTTAATGCTGATCGTCCCTGGTCCGTGGGCAATAATCCCAAAACTGCGGTTGACACTTTCTTGACTGAATCAGACAGGTTTACAATCGTTGATTCCATTGACAAGAAGCTGCTGATAAGCATGGCTCCAGGCGGCTACCTCAAATGCCTCAAAGATTAA
- a CDS encoding NAD(P)-dependent oxidoreductase: protein MRILVTGATGFIGNHLVSTLLERNIEVIATYRTKSSMQAVSWADAVEWHRLDIFSPPENPFEALGSPDRMIHLAWHGLPNYKDSFHLDTNLPADTLFLQQMFEGGLHHLLVTGTCFEYGMQEGELSEIMQTAPDTAYGQAKVQLQERLQLLAEKHGAILQWARLFYTYGKGQNPNSLFAQLQAAIDNGSKTFNMSGGQQIRDYLPIEELVKLLIAIVLQKETTGIINVCSGKKRTIQELVEEYLKNRNAKIDLNLGYYSYPNYEPFKFWGNPTKLQKIV from the coding sequence GTGCGTATACTTGTAACAGGGGCAACCGGTTTTATTGGGAACCATCTCGTTTCAACCCTCCTTGAAAGAAATATCGAAGTTATTGCAACCTACCGGACCAAGTCATCTATGCAAGCCGTCTCTTGGGCCGATGCAGTTGAATGGCACCGTCTCGATATATTCTCTCCCCCGGAAAATCCATTTGAAGCCCTGGGATCGCCAGATCGCATGATTCACTTGGCATGGCACGGTTTACCGAATTACAAAGATTCATTCCACTTGGACACGAATCTCCCGGCCGACACACTGTTTCTGCAACAAATGTTTGAGGGCGGGTTGCACCACCTACTTGTCACCGGCACCTGCTTTGAATACGGTATGCAGGAAGGTGAGTTGTCAGAGATCATGCAAACTGCCCCAGACACAGCTTACGGTCAGGCCAAGGTACAACTTCAGGAACGGTTACAGCTTCTGGCTGAAAAGCATGGTGCCATCCTACAATGGGCCAGGCTTTTTTATACTTACGGGAAAGGACAAAACCCGAACTCACTCTTTGCCCAACTTCAAGCCGCAATTGACAACGGCAGTAAAACATTCAACATGTCTGGTGGGCAGCAAATCAGGGATTATCTACCTATCGAAGAATTGGTTAAGTTGCTGATTGCAATTGTCTTGCAAAAGGAAACAACCGGAATTATCAATGTGTGTAGTGGCAAGAAAAGAACAATACAGGAACTTGTCGAAGAATATTTAAAAAATAGGAATGCAAAGATTGATCTCAATCTTGGATATTATTCCTATCCGAATTACGAACCTTTCAAGTTTTGGGGAAACCCAACAAAACTCCAAAAAATCGTTTAA
- a CDS encoding TIGR00180 family glycosyltransferase, which yields MKDKVTIVIPTHERHQLLETRVLPYYLQFDAQILIIDSSIKPHQASIDNPAIDYVHCPGEPIPHKLKKPVLERVHTPYMVMNADDTLHSMKSVNTCIEFMDSNPDYSSALGILFQCHHNNKNRVDANNFDEFSLPVDSDRAEERLLQNFTRFDTLFYSVVKTDCWKNTLQRLPSEIVNYYLMETYIVMMALIHGKRIKLPIMYSATEAGPSINEKNPKYHCSPFKLATDARYAKEVQAVKKVAMNYLCERSGISETRAKLYVDGSLALYWLQDKPIKSFKDRVRIEWNNFLNKTVRKKQYKQRKVEKQALALKEQEKFTKESFELIGEEGRREYESLMKRVQES from the coding sequence ATGAAAGATAAAGTCACTATAGTTATTCCAACACATGAACGACATCAGCTACTGGAAACACGTGTTCTCCCGTATTACCTTCAATTTGACGCTCAGATTCTCATCATTGACTCAAGTATCAAACCGCATCAGGCTTCGATAGATAACCCGGCAATCGACTATGTCCATTGTCCCGGAGAACCGATCCCCCACAAGTTGAAAAAGCCCGTCCTCGAACGAGTCCATACACCGTACATGGTTATGAATGCGGACGACACTCTCCATTCGATGAAAAGCGTGAATACGTGTATTGAATTCATGGACAGCAACCCGGATTATTCATCGGCACTCGGGATTTTGTTTCAATGTCACCACAACAATAAAAACAGAGTTGACGCCAACAATTTTGATGAGTTTTCACTCCCTGTCGACTCGGACAGGGCTGAAGAACGTCTTCTACAAAATTTCACGCGATTTGACACCCTGTTCTACTCCGTTGTCAAAACCGATTGTTGGAAAAACACACTTCAAAGGCTACCGTCGGAAATAGTCAATTACTATCTTATGGAAACCTACATTGTCATGATGGCACTCATTCACGGCAAACGTATAAAACTGCCAATCATGTATTCTGCCACAGAGGCAGGTCCCTCGATCAATGAGAAAAATCCCAAGTACCACTGCAGCCCTTTCAAGCTCGCTACCGATGCTCGCTATGCAAAGGAAGTTCAAGCCGTCAAAAAAGTTGCCATGAATTACCTCTGCGAACGTTCGGGCATCTCGGAGACTCGCGCCAAGTTGTATGTCGATGGATCTCTCGCCTTATACTGGCTGCAAGACAAACCAATTAAGAGTTTCAAGGATAGAGTCCGCATCGAGTGGAATAATTTTCTCAACAAAACCGTCAGAAAAAAACAGTACAAACAACGCAAAGTAGAAAAACAGGCTCTCGCTTTAAAAGAACAAGAAAAATTCACAAAAGAAAGTTTTGAGCTCATCGGGGAAGAGGGACGCCGGGAATACGAATCACTCATGAAACGAGTACAGGAATCCTAG
- a CDS encoding glycosyltransferase family 9 protein, with product MKDILNIQPKKILACQLRQIGDVVLATPSFRLLKEKFPNAKLDVLTEKKCASVLENNPHINHVWTIDKNALKNPLKALKYYREIGKSDYDLIVDFQQLPRCKWVIRFSNAPVRLSFTPPWYNRHLYTHWSTPLNGYAAKCKAGVLRPLGIEWNGEPPELFFTDEEHKWAESFILSQGMEPYRFVTVDPSHRRITRKWPERHFAGLIKLIRTQHTNLKAFILYGPDELPVAKEVARLTGDGAVISDSMLSLREMAAVQSMAALHIGNCSSPRHFAVAVNTPTLTIHGATGFGWRFPSDEHVSLDKGLPCRSCNKNQCETRECLEEFYPEECIDEALRLIKIKLPSLEKTITG from the coding sequence ATGAAAGACATTTTAAATATCCAACCAAAGAAAATTCTCGCCTGCCAACTTCGCCAAATCGGTGATGTTGTTCTGGCGACTCCATCTTTTCGCCTGCTCAAAGAAAAATTTCCGAACGCGAAACTGGATGTCCTGACTGAAAAGAAGTGCGCTTCAGTTCTGGAAAATAATCCACATATTAACCACGTATGGACCATTGACAAGAACGCGCTCAAGAACCCACTGAAAGCGTTGAAATACTACAGAGAGATTGGAAAGAGCGACTATGATCTCATCGTGGACTTCCAGCAACTCCCCCGTTGCAAATGGGTGATAAGATTCTCTAATGCTCCGGTGCGTCTGTCTTTCACTCCTCCTTGGTACAATCGTCATCTATACACTCACTGGAGTACCCCGCTGAATGGTTATGCCGCAAAATGCAAGGCCGGAGTGCTGCGCCCTCTGGGAATAGAGTGGAATGGTGAACCGCCTGAATTGTTTTTTACTGATGAAGAACACAAATGGGCCGAAAGCTTCATACTCTCTCAAGGCATGGAACCTTACCGATTCGTAACAGTTGACCCTAGTCATCGGCGTATCACTCGCAAATGGCCGGAACGTCACTTTGCCGGCCTCATCAAGCTCATACGTACACAACACACCAACCTGAAGGCTTTCATCCTCTACGGCCCAGACGAACTGCCTGTGGCAAAAGAGGTTGCCAGACTCACGGGGGATGGAGCCGTCATTTCGGATTCCATGCTGAGCTTACGAGAAATGGCAGCAGTCCAATCCATGGCCGCACTGCATATCGGCAATTGTTCGTCACCCCGACACTTTGCCGTAGCAGTCAACACTCCCACCCTGACCATTCACGGTGCAACAGGCTTCGGTTGGCGGTTCCCTTCTGATGAACATGTCAGCTTGGACAAGGGGTTACCCTGCCGTTCCTGCAACAAAAATCAGTGTGAAACACGCGAGTGTCTGGAAGAATTTTATCCTGAAGAATGCATTGATGAAGCCTTAAGACTCATTAAGATCAAATTACCTTCGCTTGAAAAAACAATCACAGGTTGA
- a CDS encoding radical SAM protein, producing MAKVLLVLPSIMSDENDGIVTKTTASFLPPLGLATIASVLRTNGHEVAIIDGVAEQMPLPQIVERAKQFDIIGVSAMTAHAKRALELIRMLKAETDKPILAGGVHATTMPHEFLEDGTDYVVIGEGELTMLDLTNALEADTPKEKFVKIEGICFMLDGKIVRTPKRPLIENLDDIPLPARDLLPMHKYSATIARTTRQPSHMLLASRGCPGVCSFCVHKLFGKHVRYNSPERIIEEFLLLVNEYGAKDVAIFDDNFAANKEMVAKVCDKLIELDLDLTWSIESRVDNVDRPTLELLKKAGCTFIAYGVESGSQRILDKMCKQVTLEQIRETIKTTNEVGIKTRGYLILGHLDESIEEMRQTIEFAKSLDLSVASFTLFVPLPGTLDYKRAHKFGTFDPDYYKKDLLLEYNMPKFPVYVPKGMTAKELLAIHREAYNKVYLRPKYIFRKLLEIRNIHDFMALVKGGLTVLNNFFRR from the coding sequence ATGGCTAAAGTGCTATTAGTTCTTCCCTCCATCATGTCTGACGAAAACGATGGGATTGTCACCAAGACGACCGCAAGCTTCCTGCCGCCTCTCGGGTTGGCGACCATTGCCTCGGTTCTTCGTACTAACGGACACGAAGTCGCCATCATTGATGGTGTTGCCGAACAAATGCCTCTTCCTCAAATCGTAGAACGAGCCAAACAGTTTGACATCATAGGTGTCAGCGCCATGACCGCTCACGCCAAACGCGCACTGGAACTCATCCGCATGCTCAAGGCTGAGACCGACAAACCGATTTTGGCAGGGGGAGTTCACGCAACAACCATGCCCCATGAGTTTCTTGAAGACGGAACGGACTACGTTGTCATCGGCGAAGGCGAACTCACAATGCTCGATCTGACAAATGCGCTAGAAGCCGACACACCAAAAGAAAAGTTCGTTAAAATCGAAGGCATTTGCTTCATGCTCGACGGCAAGATAGTACGCACCCCCAAACGCCCACTCATTGAGAATCTCGACGACATCCCACTGCCCGCCCGCGACCTGCTGCCCATGCACAAATACAGTGCCACAATTGCCCGCACCACCCGCCAGCCATCACACATGCTGTTAGCCTCACGAGGCTGTCCCGGCGTGTGCAGTTTTTGTGTCCACAAACTTTTTGGCAAGCACGTTCGCTACAACTCTCCAGAAAGAATCATCGAAGAATTCCTGCTGCTGGTCAATGAGTATGGAGCCAAGGACGTTGCGATATTCGACGATAATTTCGCAGCCAACAAAGAAATGGTCGCCAAAGTATGCGATAAACTTATCGAACTGGATCTCGATCTGACATGGTCCATCGAATCCCGTGTGGATAATGTGGACCGCCCCACGCTGGAGCTTTTAAAAAAGGCGGGTTGCACTTTTATCGCATATGGCGTGGAATCCGGCTCACAACGTATCCTTGATAAAATGTGCAAACAGGTAACATTAGAGCAGATTCGAGAAACCATCAAAACTACGAATGAAGTCGGCATCAAAACACGCGGATATCTCATCCTGGGCCACCTCGACGAATCAATAGAAGAAATGCGACAAACCATAGAATTCGCCAAAAGCCTCGACCTTTCTGTGGCTTCCTTCACTCTCTTCGTCCCCCTGCCGGGAACTCTCGACTACAAACGGGCACATAAATTCGGTACCTTTGATCCAGATTACTACAAAAAGGATCTGCTGCTAGAATACAACATGCCGAAATTTCCGGTCTATGTACCTAAAGGGATGACCGCGAAAGAACTTCTGGCCATTCATCGAGAGGCTTACAACAAGGTATACCTCCGGCCCAAGTACATTTTTCGGAAACTGCTCGAAATACGAAATATTCATGATTTCATGGCGTTGGTCAAAGGCGGTTTGACCGTCCTGAACAATTTCTTCCGCAGGTAA
- a CDS encoding methyltransferase domain-containing protein, which produces MDIDDPLTTSVRREIIRSKPFLSKLYQEWYKRLAHDIPVGDGMVLELGSGAGFFKDIIPETITSEVFFLGSVDAVLDATQLPFMDAALKAIVMVDVLHHIPNSEAFLLEASRCLKPGGVISLIEPWVTPWSSVVYTHLHHEPFEPDVKQWEFPSCGPLSGANGALPWIICSRDSHIWDDLLPDLRVESITPDWPFSYLASGGVSMRSLSPGWSFSSWRFLEKLLSPLRTKLAMFAAITIRKNNS; this is translated from the coding sequence ATGGACATTGACGACCCACTAACAACGTCTGTCCGTCGGGAGATCATTCGCAGTAAGCCGTTTCTATCAAAACTGTATCAGGAATGGTATAAGCGTTTGGCACATGATATTCCAGTTGGGGACGGTATGGTGCTGGAGTTGGGGTCGGGGGCAGGTTTCTTCAAGGACATCATTCCTGAGACAATTACGTCCGAAGTATTCTTCCTCGGTTCGGTAGATGCCGTTCTCGATGCGACGCAACTTCCATTCATGGACGCAGCCCTGAAAGCTATAGTCATGGTTGATGTCCTACACCACATACCGAACTCCGAGGCATTCCTACTTGAAGCATCACGATGCCTCAAACCCGGGGGTGTTATTTCTCTCATCGAGCCATGGGTAACGCCTTGGTCATCAGTGGTGTATACACACTTACACCATGAGCCCTTTGAACCAGACGTCAAGCAATGGGAATTCCCCTCTTGCGGTCCACTGTCCGGAGCCAACGGGGCCTTACCATGGATCATTTGCAGCCGAGATTCTCATATATGGGATGATCTACTGCCGGACTTACGAGTAGAATCCATCACTCCTGACTGGCCGTTTTCCTATCTGGCTTCCGGAGGAGTCTCCATGCGAAGCCTGTCGCCTGGCTGGAGTTTTTCTTCATGGCGCTTCCTTGAAAAACTGTTGTCCCCCCTACGGACGAAGCTGGCAATGTTCGCCGCTATCACAATTCGAAAAAACAATTCATAG
- a CDS encoding glycosyltransferase family 2 protein, producing MTNIFELYKKSKADHRQEYIDLYDARANERTADFSGSKGYFYDKLRELVSFYVKPGKRVLAVNADAGHYLTWTEPSYGVGIETAPGLVDVARKAYPEFTFNVCAPEEFEPEEQFDYIIIVDAVNDMFDVQMALEKLRPACHDDTRIIITWYNFFWKPLLQAAEKWGMKRPSTPQNWLSKAHIQQIVTLAGYEQTAHTRKILLPYKVPVLSNFINNYIGGLPLINHFCLMNLMVARPLPVRDEEKFGVSVIVPCKDEADNIEAAVLRTPQMGKHTELIFCDDNSTDGTPDVVKRMQKEHPDKDIKLVNGPGICKSENVWTGFNAATQDIVMILDGDLTVPPEDLPKFYNALATGKGEFINGTRSVYPMRDDAMRLANIFGNKAFSMLFSHILSQSITDTLCGTKVLWRKDWLRVRDLLGTWGINDRWGDYELIFGAARLGLKHQDLPVRYMERVHGETKMTGRLKNAMVMLRMCMAAFKKFK from the coding sequence ATGACCAATATTTTTGAACTGTATAAAAAGAGCAAAGCCGACCATCGACAGGAATACATCGATCTCTATGATGCAAGGGCCAATGAACGCACAGCTGATTTTTCAGGGTCAAAGGGATATTTCTACGATAAACTCCGGGAGCTTGTCAGCTTCTACGTCAAACCAGGCAAACGAGTTCTAGCTGTCAACGCTGACGCAGGACACTATCTGACCTGGACAGAACCATCATATGGCGTCGGTATCGAAACCGCGCCTGGATTGGTGGACGTAGCCCGCAAGGCGTACCCTGAATTCACCTTCAACGTATGTGCGCCCGAAGAGTTTGAACCGGAAGAACAGTTTGATTACATCATCATTGTGGATGCAGTAAATGACATGTTCGACGTACAAATGGCTCTGGAGAAACTTCGGCCCGCCTGCCACGACGATACCCGAATCATAATTACCTGGTACAACTTCTTTTGGAAGCCTCTGCTCCAAGCCGCTGAAAAATGGGGAATGAAACGCCCAAGTACACCACAAAATTGGCTTTCCAAGGCACACATCCAGCAAATCGTCACCCTTGCAGGATATGAACAGACCGCACACACCCGCAAAATTTTGCTCCCCTACAAGGTGCCGGTTCTTTCAAACTTTATTAATAATTACATCGGTGGGTTGCCACTCATCAACCACTTCTGCCTCATGAACCTCATGGTAGCTCGTCCGCTTCCTGTACGTGATGAAGAAAAATTCGGTGTTTCAGTCATCGTTCCCTGTAAAGACGAAGCTGACAATATCGAAGCAGCAGTTCTGCGCACACCGCAGATGGGCAAACATACGGAACTCATATTCTGTGATGACAACTCGACCGATGGCACCCCGGATGTGGTCAAACGTATGCAGAAGGAACACCCGGACAAAGACATCAAACTGGTGAACGGCCCCGGCATTTGCAAATCAGAAAACGTCTGGACTGGCTTCAATGCAGCCACACAGGACATTGTGATGATCCTTGACGGAGATCTGACAGTCCCCCCCGAAGACTTGCCAAAATTCTACAACGCACTTGCCACAGGCAAAGGCGAATTCATCAACGGGACCAGGTCTGTCTACCCAATGCGCGACGATGCCATGCGCCTTGCCAACATCTTCGGCAACAAGGCGTTCAGCATGCTCTTCTCACACATTCTGAGCCAATCAATCACCGACACACTGTGCGGCACCAAAGTCCTGTGGCGCAAGGATTGGCTCCGTGTCCGAGATCTGCTCGGTACCTGGGGCATCAATGACCGCTGGGGCGACTATGAACTCATCTTCGGTGCGGCTCGACTCGGCCTCAAGCATCAGGACCTGCCTGTTCGCTACATGGAACGTGTTCACGGTGAGACCAAGATGACCGGACGACTCAAAAACGCCATGGTTATGTTGCGTATGTGCATGGCTGCATTCAAGAAGTTTAAATAA